TGCACTAACGTATCGAAATTACgcgatttctaaaaatatgattttatcgCAGAACGATCCAGATTCTGGATAAGAAGACTCCCGAAGGTTACGTGATCCTCTACGGAAGACTGTTGGACTTTGAGCCGTCGCATTACGTCTACAACGACAGCATGAGGTTCCTCAGCATGGTGGTGGACTTATGGTTGTATATCGTAGGCACGCTGCCTGGTCATATTATACTCTTCGACATGAAGAACGTCGGTTTGGGACACGCTGCCAGATTGAGTCCCATGGGACTGAAGAAGTACCTGTATTACCTGCAGGAGGGACTTCCGGTCCGCCTAAAAGGCTTCCATTTTATGAATATCACGTCGGTGATGGACGTGATCCTGAACATGATGAAGCCGTTCATGAAGAAGGAGCTGCTGGATATggtaatttcttatttaaagaGAGGATTGTTTTAAGGCCATGTAGTTTTACcttataaatatacagtggATCTTGATACAATAAATCATGGtcgactaaaaatatattagcaTGGTTAATAAAGCTATCAAGGTGGAAATAATATAGCAGtcttcttaaatttttacacTGTTCTTATCttgattttttacaaaaattagtaGACAAAAGATAAGcctcaatttattaaaaatatttagtgaTTATATTACAtctattatat
This portion of the Augochlora pura isolate Apur16 unplaced genomic scaffold, APUR_v2.2.1 APUR_unplaced_6407, whole genome shotgun sequence genome encodes:
- the LOC144478020 gene encoding alpha-tocopherol transfer protein-like, with translation MRFLSMVVDLWLYIVGTLPGHIILFDMKNVGLGHAARLSPMGLKKYLYYLQEGLPVRLKGFHFMNITSVMDVILNMMKPFMKKELLDMLHTHTTLDTLSKFLPIDALPNEAGGKAGPMDELHKRSVKTLENHRDFFQMDEQTRRVNEALRPGKAKSATDIFGVEGSFKKLEID